One region of Planctomycetota bacterium genomic DNA includes:
- a CDS encoding permease: AGLYVVIGLLAAGLVHVFVSRAFLTRHLGGRGFWPVVKAALVGAPLPLCSCSVLPTAFALRERGAGRGATVSFLISTPETSFDSIAVTWALMGPLMAIVRPVAAVLTALGAGFAEAIRGRHEPEPAPPAPACPHCASDDGEHVETPGRLRRFWQFVVFEMSDEIGPTLALGLLLAGLVAAFVPNDFFTTYLGNRWASMGIMLLVGLPLYVCATASTPLAAAFMLKGLNPGAALVFLLVGPATNLATILTVGKMRCARHRRGRLEREHPHGTRARVPSAVGPDGGRRCARPLPRPRRRPVGLAQVAAAGEGRLLPLTLQRHFARRVSRPAAPRAKKAISCAVGQETHRAILI, from the coding sequence GCGGGGCTTTACGTGGTCATCGGTCTTCTGGCGGCGGGTCTGGTCCATGTCTTCGTGTCGCGCGCGTTTCTGACGCGGCACCTCGGGGGCAGGGGCTTCTGGCCGGTGGTCAAGGCGGCCCTGGTCGGCGCGCCCTTGCCCCTGTGCAGTTGTTCGGTGCTGCCGACGGCCTTCGCCCTGCGCGAGCGAGGCGCCGGACGGGGCGCCACCGTCTCGTTTCTCATCTCGACGCCCGAAACCAGTTTCGACTCCATCGCCGTCACCTGGGCCCTGATGGGGCCGCTGATGGCGATCGTGCGTCCGGTGGCGGCGGTGCTGACGGCCTTGGGCGCGGGTTTCGCCGAGGCGATCCGCGGCCGCCACGAGCCTGAGCCTGCTCCGCCTGCGCCCGCCTGCCCGCACTGTGCGTCCGACGATGGCGAGCACGTCGAGACGCCGGGCCGCCTCCGCCGCTTCTGGCAGTTCGTCGTCTTCGAGATGTCCGACGAGATCGGGCCGACCCTCGCCCTCGGCCTTCTGCTGGCGGGCCTGGTGGCGGCGTTTGTGCCGAACGATTTCTTCACGACCTATCTGGGGAACCGATGGGCCTCGATGGGCATCATGCTTCTGGTGGGCCTACCGCTCTACGTCTGTGCGACGGCCTCGACGCCGCTCGCCGCCGCCTTCATGCTCAAGGGCCTCAACCCCGGCGCCGCGCTCGTGTTTCTCCTCGTGGGCCCCGCCACGAACCTGGCGACGATCCTGACGGTCGGCAAGATGCGCTGCGCTCGACACCGCCGTGGACGTCTGGAACGTGAACATCCACATGGAACACGTGCACGGGTACCTTCCGCCGTGGGTCCAGACGGCGGGCGGCGTTGTGCTCGGCCTCTACCTCGCCCACGCCGTCGCCCGGTGGGTCTGGCGCAAGTGGCCGCGGCGGGCGAAGGACGCCTGCTGCCACTAACTCTACAGCGCCACTTTGCGCGGCGGGTCTCCCGACCCGCCGCGCCACGAGCCAAGAAAGCCATTTCTTGCGCGGTGGGTCAGGAGACCCACCGCGCAATACTTATCTGA